In Streptomyces sp. RFCAC02, the following proteins share a genomic window:
- a CDS encoding Na+/H+ antiporter subunit E has translation MTGRPGRVLRRLPVLLWLLVLWVVLWASLSWVVVLGGLVVGAVAVAAFPMPEVGSRARPRPLRLLQLAARMPGDLVVSAVRVGWAAVRQGPRVPAAVVEVPLASDSDLLVTATAVLTTVSPGSLVLEIDRARGQLYVHVLPVAGPRAVEDGRRMVRANERAVVLALGPRSEVRAVARALHAERERRGSRGTNREGSP, from the coding sequence ATGACGGGCCGTCCGGGCCGGGTGCTGCGCCGACTGCCGGTCCTGCTGTGGCTGCTGGTGCTGTGGGTCGTGCTGTGGGCGTCGCTGAGCTGGGTCGTGGTGCTGGGCGGCCTGGTGGTGGGCGCGGTGGCCGTGGCGGCCTTCCCGATGCCCGAGGTGGGCTCCCGGGCACGGCCGCGCCCGCTGCGGCTGCTGCAGTTGGCCGCGCGGATGCCCGGCGACCTGGTCGTGTCGGCCGTACGCGTGGGGTGGGCCGCCGTGCGGCAGGGGCCGCGCGTGCCGGCGGCGGTCGTCGAGGTGCCGCTCGCCTCCGACAGCGACCTCCTCGTCACGGCGACGGCGGTGCTGACGACCGTGTCGCCCGGCAGCCTGGTGCTGGAGATCGACCGGGCGCGCGGGCAGCTCTACGTGCACGTCCTGCCGGTCGCCGGGCCGCGCGCGGTCGAGGACGGCCGCCGGATGGTCAGGGCGAACGAGCGCGCCGTCGTCCTGGCCCTCGGCCCGCGCTCCGAGGTGCGCGCGGTCGCACGCGCCCTGCACGCCG